One region of Chlorobiota bacterium genomic DNA includes:
- the atpF gene encoding F0F1 ATP synthase subunit B: protein MNPLADINVGPILWTIINFFLLLILLRMIAWKPILNALKTRQDTINDALNRAESAKQEADRVLAENQKALRQAEADSQKVLKETREYAQRIQSDAMAKAQEDTKKLMEQAHQEINLSKQQALNELRTEVASLAIGAAEKILDESLDADRHKRLVDDYLKQTANQN from the coding sequence ATGAATCCACTTGCAGATATCAATGTGGGTCCTATCCTTTGGACCATCATCAACTTCTTTCTGCTGCTTATCCTTCTTCGCATGATCGCGTGGAAGCCGATCCTGAACGCGCTGAAAACGCGCCAGGACACCATCAACGACGCGCTAAACCGCGCCGAATCCGCCAAGCAGGAGGCCGACCGCGTGCTTGCTGAAAACCAAAAAGCATTGCGCCAGGCCGAAGCCGATTCGCAGAAAGTCCTGAAGGAAACCCGCGAGTATGCCCAGCGCATCCAGTCGGACGCGATGGCCAAAGCCCAGGAGGACACCAAGAAGCTGATGGAACAAGCCCATCAGGAGATCAACCTTAGCAAGCAACAAGCCTTGAACGAACTTCGCACCGAAGTCGCTTCGCTGGCCATTGGTGCTGCCGAGAAAATTCTGGATGAATCCTTGGATGCCGACCGCCACAAGCGGCTTGTGGATGATTACCTGAAGCAGACTGCCAACCAGAACTAA
- a CDS encoding ATP synthase F0 subunit C produces MEPQVMAYLGAGLGAGMVVFGVGTGIGRLAAAALDAQGRQPEAIGDVRTTMIIAAALIEGVALFAMVICILLATK; encoded by the coding sequence ATGGAACCACAGGTAATGGCGTATCTCGGTGCAGGTCTTGGCGCCGGAATGGTTGTCTTTGGTGTCGGAACGGGCATTGGCCGCCTTGCAGCAGCCGCGCTTGACGCACAGGGTCGCCAGCCAGAAGCTATCGGCGATGTCCGCACAACGATGATCATCGCCGCCGCACTTATCGAAGGTGTGGCACTGTTCGCAATGGTTATCTGTATTCTGCTTGCAACCAAGTAA
- the atpB gene encoding F0F1 ATP synthase subunit A: MESEGAYKMEHHHVVNVATTKPPMLDLSVTSMVFYQWVAMAVVLAVFIPMARKYKKVGVKPLGGIFAAMEMLIEYVRDEIVTPNVGKDGAKMMPIFLTFFFFILFMNYIGLIPGAHTATGNINVTAGLAIIAFFLVQIASIKKIGIGGYLKHLTGGTPVFLWPIMIPVEILGLFTKPFALAIRLYANMVAGHVILLSFIALIFMSAVFIPVSVGFSLFIYLLELLVAFLQAYIFTTLTAVFTGMAMAGHDHHDDHHHVEDGHRTMGEVISEMATGDYDNLDEELRKHQPAGAH; the protein is encoded by the coding sequence ATGGAGTCGGAGGGGGCCTATAAGATGGAGCACCACCATGTTGTGAATGTTGCGACCACGAAGCCTCCGATGTTGGACCTATCGGTCACCAGCATGGTGTTTTACCAATGGGTGGCAATGGCCGTGGTGCTTGCGGTGTTTATTCCGATGGCACGCAAGTACAAGAAAGTTGGGGTGAAACCGCTGGGGGGGATTTTTGCAGCAATGGAGATGCTGATTGAATACGTGCGGGATGAGATCGTCACCCCGAACGTCGGAAAGGATGGGGCGAAGATGATGCCGATCTTCCTCACCTTCTTCTTCTTCATCCTGTTCATGAACTATATCGGCTTGATTCCGGGGGCGCACACCGCTACCGGAAATATTAACGTGACAGCCGGTTTAGCGATCATCGCCTTCTTCCTTGTTCAAATAGCATCCATCAAAAAGATTGGGATTGGTGGCTACCTGAAGCATTTAACGGGGGGGACCCCGGTGTTCCTTTGGCCAATCATGATCCCTGTGGAAATCCTTGGGTTGTTCACCAAACCGTTCGCGTTGGCTATCCGCCTTTACGCCAACATGGTGGCTGGCCACGTGATCTTGCTCTCGTTCATTGCTCTGATCTTCATGAGCGCAGTGTTCATCCCCGTTTCGGTTGGGTTCTCGCTCTTTATCTACTTGCTGGAGTTGTTGGTGGCGTTCTTGCAGGCGTACATCTTCACAACGCTCACGGCGGTATTTACCGGAATGGCAATGGCCGGGCACGATCACCACGATGATCACCACCATGTTGAGGATGGCCACCGAACCATGGGCGAGGTAATCAGCGAAATGGCCACGGGTGATTACGACAATCTGGATGAAGAACTGCGTAAACACCAACCGGCTGGGGCACACTGA
- a CDS encoding AtpZ/AtpI family protein, which yields MQQLSPYLGMGFQLAAAMAVFGGVGWWADSKYGTAPWLLVVGVVLGATGGLISMIRTSLRSQKP from the coding sequence ATGCAGCAACTTTCCCCATACCTCGGTATGGGGTTTCAGCTTGCGGCGGCAATGGCGGTGTTTGGTGGGGTTGGGTGGTGGGCCGATTCAAAGTATGGGACGGCCCCTTGGTTGTTGGTGGTCGGTGTGGTTTTGGGGGCGACCGGTGGATTGATTAGCATGATTCGCACGTCGCTACGTTCACAAAAGCCATAG
- a CDS encoding response regulator transcription factor, whose protein sequence is MPKSILVVDDEEDIVQLLKYNLAKEGYSVTTALNGVQALQAADGTSLDLVILDVMMPELDGFEVCRRLRSTPAHATTPIIFLTARVGEFDEILGLELGADDYIQKPISPRVLLARVKSILRRSTEAVRTETLIMPEVLAVGDLQINRQNYTVKIQGRETFFPKKEFELLAFLAGNRGKVFSRELLLNRIWGENVYVVDRTVDVHISKIREKLGNSGELIETVKGVGYRFRD, encoded by the coding sequence ATGCCAAAATCCATTCTTGTTGTTGACGACGAAGAAGACATTGTTCAACTGCTGAAATACAACCTTGCCAAAGAAGGCTACAGCGTGACCACCGCACTGAACGGCGTGCAAGCTCTGCAAGCCGCCGATGGAACCAGCCTTGACCTTGTGATCCTTGATGTGATGATGCCGGAACTTGACGGATTCGAGGTCTGCCGCCGGCTTCGCTCCACCCCTGCCCATGCCACAACTCCCATCATCTTCCTAACCGCTCGCGTTGGGGAGTTCGATGAGATATTGGGGCTTGAGCTTGGGGCCGACGATTATATCCAAAAGCCGATCTCGCCACGGGTACTGCTTGCCCGCGTTAAATCCATTCTGCGGCGAAGCACCGAGGCGGTCCGAACCGAAACGCTTATCATGCCGGAGGTGCTGGCCGTGGGCGACTTGCAGATCAACCGCCAAAACTACACCGTGAAGATTCAAGGGCGCGAGACATTCTTCCCCAAAAAGGAGTTCGAGCTGCTGGCGTTTCTTGCTGGCAATCGCGGGAAGGTCTTCTCGCGTGAGCTTCTGCTGAATCGGATCTGGGGGGAGAACGTGTACGTGGTGGACCGCACGGTGGACGTTCACATCTCAAAAATCCGCGAGAAACTTGGGAACAGCGGCGAGCTGATCGAAACCGTGAAAGGGGTCGGCTACCGCTTCCGGGATTAA